In Myripristis murdjan chromosome 2, fMyrMur1.1, whole genome shotgun sequence, a genomic segment contains:
- the harbi1 gene encoding putative nuclease HARBI1, which produces MAIPIAILDCDLLLHGRGHKTLDRFDLDSVSDHFLLTTFGFPRGFILYLVELLREVLCRRTQRSRAISPEVQVLAALGFYTSGSFQTSMGDAIGISQASMSRCVTNVTKALVEKAPQFITFTRDPASKEQSFQEFQRVAGLPGVLGVLDCVQVAIKAPNSEDSSYVNKRGFHSVGCQLVCDARGLLLSAETHWPGGLKDTEVLERSAVYKLIKDTDDGWLLGDRRYPLKKWLMTPVCYPESPAEFRYNLAHAATHEIVDRTFRAIQTRFRCLDGSKGYLQYSPEKSSSILLACCVLHNASLQSGLDAWTLERTDPLEQPESLEQRPEDRDTEAEERRKQLILTHFS; this is translated from the exons ATGGCAATTCCTATAGCCATCCTGGACTGCGATTTGCTGCTGCATGGCCGGGGCCATAAGACACTGGATCGCTTTGATCTGGACTCCGTATCTGACCACTTCCTCCTTACAACATTTGGCTTCCCCAGGGGGTTTATCCTATACCTTGTGGAGTTACTCAGAGAG gtCCTCTGTAGACGTACCCAGCGGTCTAGAGCCATCAGTCCAGAGGTCCAGGTGTTGGCTGCTTTGGGCTTCTATACTTCAGGGTCATTCCAAACATCAATGGGAGATGCTATAGGAATCAGCCAAGCATCAATGTCCCGATGTGTGACCAACGTTACCAAAGCTTTGGTGGAGAAAGCTCCCCAGTTCATAACATTCACCAG AGATCCTGCCAGCAAAGAGCAGTCTTTCCAGGAGTTTCAGAGAGTGGCAGGACTCCCAGGTGTCCTGGGGGTGCTAGACTGTGTTCAG GTCGCTATTAAAGCTCCAAACAGTGAAGACTCCTCATATGTGAACAAGAGGGGCTTTCATTCTGTTGGCTGTCAGCTGGTTTGTGATGCCAGAGGGCTGTTACTCAGTGCCGAAACACACTGGCCTGGCGGACTCAAAGACACTGAAGTCCTGGAAAGATCTGCAGTCTACAAACTAATAAAGGACACTGATGATGGCTGGCTACTGG GTGACCGGCGCTACCCTCTCAAGAAGTGGTTGATGACCCCAGTCTGTTACCCAGAATCCCCTGCAGAGTTTCGATATAACCTTGCCCATGCTGCTACGCATGAGATAGTGGATAGGACCTTCAGAGCAATCCAGACCAGATTCAGATGTTTAGATGGCTCCAAAGGATATCTACAG TATTCCCCAGAGAAAAGTTCATCCATCCTCCTGGCCTGCTGCGTTCTCCATAACGCCTCCCTGCAGTCTGGGTTAGATGCCTGGACTCTTGAGCGGACAGATCCTCTGGAACAACCTGAGAGCCTGGAACAAAGACCTGAAGACCGAGATACTGAGGCAGAGGAAAGACGAAAACAACTCATACTGACACATTTCAGTTGA